In a genomic window of Drosophila takahashii strain IR98-3 E-12201 chromosome 3L, DtakHiC1v2, whole genome shotgun sequence:
- the LOC108055181 gene encoding uncharacterized protein: MSDTPATLFNLNSGQLEEVHEYVPDTQQSAILDKLIRIDKKIDIIMTKLDRNTIEMVALRSEISVIKAKICGELQTPKVAMPIESFKTVVELDSFEEMLKDEAFFKKLISELMMSGEKAFDKWIRSSWRSIVSDDLARLYSWRGTEAKKCIRGLRVTLAIRSGFKEKFSLEDADFDRITQKFFQYAQDRISKSQKQKVNV; the protein is encoded by the exons atgtcAGACACCCCCGCAaccctttttaatttaaattctggGCAACTAGAAGAAGTACACGAATATGTTCCAGACACTCAGCAGTCAG cTATCTTagataaattaataagaatTGATAAGAAAATTGACATAATCATGACTAAGCTCGATCGCAACACAATAGAAATGGTGGCTCTTCGATCTGAAATATCAGTTATAAAGGCCAAGATTTGTGGAGAACTCCAAACGCCAAAAGTCGCGATGCCTATTGAGTCCTTTAAGACAGTTGTCGAATTGGACAGTTTTGAGGAGATGTTGAAGGATGAAGCATTCTTCAAAAAGTTG ATTTCTGAACTTATGATGTCAGGCGAGAAAGCGTTTGACAAATGGATTCGAAGCTCTTGGCGCTCAATAGTGTCCGACGACCTCGCACGGCTGTACTCTTGGCGTGGAACCGAGGCCAAGAAATGTATAAGGGGGTTGCGCGTTACTCTAGCAATCCGTT CgggatttaaagaaaaattttccCTGGAAGACGCGGACTTCGACCGGATAACCCAGAAGTTTTTCCAGTACGCCCAGGACAGGATATCCAAAAGTCAGAAGCAGAAAGTAAACGTTTAA